AGTTTCAGAATTTGTTATGGTATTAAGAACTGTTCCTCTTCCGTATTTTGAAGCATGCATAAAAGGATAGAAGGTTGTTTGCTTCCACATAGCTCCTGTGTCATCGGTCATTATGGGCGCAATAACATTAACAAGCTGTGCAAGACAAGCAAGCTTTATTCTGTCGCAGTGACGCATCATAGTAATAAGCAAACCACCCAAAGCAACAGCATCCTCCATGCTGTAAATGTCCTCAAACAAATGAGGCGCTACTTGCCAAGGCTCAACATCCTGTTTTCTGCTGAACTGATACCAAATATTCCACTCATCATAAGAAATCATCATTGTTTTATTTGAACGTTTCTTAGCCTTAACAAAGTCACAGGAAGCCAGTACCCCTTGAATAAACTTTTCCATTTGAGCATTTGATGCAACAAATGAAGGTGTATCCCCGTTAGCGTTTTCATAATAGCTGTGCATAGAAATATAATCTACGCTATCGTAGGTAAGCTCCAATACCTCTCTTTCCCAATCGGGATGAGTGGGAAGAAGATTGCTTGAGCTACCGCATACAATAAGCTTTATAGAAGGATCGGTAAGTTTCATGAGCTTAGCACTTTCCTCGGCTACCCTACCGTATTCATAAGCAGTCTTTCGGCCAATTTGCCAAGGACCATCCATTTCATTGCCTAAGCACCAATATTTTACATTATGAGGCTCTTTATAGCCGTTAGCGATACGCATATCGGCATACTTAGTGCCTGCTCTACTGTTGCAATATTCAACCAGCTGTCTTGCTTCATCGGGTCCTCTGGTGCCAAGATTAACAGCAAGCATAGGCTCAGAACCGATTTTCTTACAATAGGTACAAAACTCATCAGTTCCTACCATATTAGTCTCAACGCTATTCCAAGCCAGCTCAAGTTTTTTAGGACGAAGCTCTATGGGACCTACCCCATCCTCCCAATTATATCCGGAAACAAAGTTTCCGCCAGGATATCTGATAACTGATATATTGAGCTCTTTTACTGCTTCTGCAACATCCTTACGAAATCCCATACTATCTGCCAAAGGATGTTTCGGATCATAAATTCCGTTGTAAATTGCTCTTCCTACATGTTCGAGAAAAGAACCAAACATTCCACTATCAGTTTTACCAATAACATATTCGCTATTTACCCTAATTTTTGATTTTATCATTTTACCTGCCTCCGATATTTTAATTGTTGAACGCATTCACTTTATCGTTAAAGTATATTTTTATTATAATGTAAATTTTAAATGTTTGTCAATCGTTAAATTTTGATATTGTATTGATTATGCAATATATTTACAATAATGGTTGCTGTTGCTTCGTTTGAAATATTAATATTTAATTCAAACCTATTTTTTAA
The Oscillospiraceae bacterium genome window above contains:
- a CDS encoding alpha-N-arabinofuranosidase, coding for MIKSKIRVNSEYVIGKTDSGMFGSFLEHVGRAIYNGIYDPKHPLADSMGFRKDVAEAVKELNISVIRYPGGNFVSGYNWEDGVGPIELRPKKLELAWNSVETNMVGTDEFCTYCKKIGSEPMLAVNLGTRGPDEARQLVEYCNSRAGTKYADMRIANGYKEPHNVKYWCLGNEMDGPWQIGRKTAYEYGRVAEESAKLMKLTDPSIKLIVCGSSSNLLPTHPDWEREVLELTYDSVDYISMHSYYENANGDTPSFVASNAQMEKFIQGVLASCDFVKAKKRSNKTMMISYDEWNIWYQFSRKQDVEPWQVAPHLFEDIYSMEDAVALGGLLITMMRHCDRIKLACLAQLVNVIAPIMTDDTGAMWKQTTFYPFMHASKYGRGTVLNTITNSETYDCIHGTVPYVESLCVFGEDESITVFVCNRSEEQDCDFDIILENAEEYSPESHIVMTAADKNMSNTAANPFNVVPTSVNDINGEKGTFNVKIPSFSWNVLRFTK